In Mercenaria mercenaria strain notata chromosome 15, MADL_Memer_1, whole genome shotgun sequence, a single genomic region encodes these proteins:
- the LOC128548926 gene encoding tubulin alpha-1A chain-like: MRECISIHLGQAGVQIGNACWELYCLEHGIQPDGQMPSDKTIGGGDDSFNTFFSETGAGKHVPRAVFVDLEPTVVDEVRTGTYRQLFHPEQLITGKEDAANNYARGHYTIGKEIIDLVLDRIRKLADQCTGLQGFLIFHSFGGGTGSGFASLLMERLSVDYGKKSKLEFAVYPAPQVSTAVVEPYNSILTTHTTLEHSDCAFMVDNEAIYDICRRNLDIDRPTYTNLNRLIGQIVSSITASLRFDGALNVDLTEFQTNLVPYPRIHFPLATYAPVISAEKAYHEQLTVSEITNACFEPANQMVKCDPRHGKYMACCMLYRGDVVPKDVNAAIATIKTKRTIQFVDWCPTGFKVGINYQPPTVVPGGDLAKVQRAVCMLSNTTAIAEAWARLDHKFDLMYAKRAFVHWYVGEGMEEGEFSEAREDLAALEKDYEEVGIDSVEEEGEEEGEEY; the protein is encoded by the exons ATG cGTGAATGTATCTCCATCCATCTTGGCCAAGCCGGGGTCCAGATTGGCAATGCCTGTTGGGAGCTGTACTGTCTTGAGCACGGGATCCAGCCCGACGGTCAGATGCCAAGTGACAAGACTATAGGAGGTGGAGATGATTCTTTCAACACTTTCTTTAGTGAAACTGGAGCCGGAAAACATGTTCCCAGAGCTGTGTTTGTGGACTTGGAACCAACAGTTGTCG ACGAGGTTCGTACCGGCACCTACCGTCAGCTGTTCCATCCCGAGCAGCTCATCACCGGCAAGGAGGACGCCGCCAACAACTACGCCCGTGGTCACTACACCATTGGTAAAGAGATCATCGACTTGGTTCTGGATAGAATCCGTAAACTTGCTGATCAATGCACTGGTCTTCAAGGCTTTTTGATCTTCCACTCTTTCGGTGGCGGAACTGGTTCTGGATTTGCTTCACTTCTCATGGAACGTCTCTCCGTCGACTACGGAAAGAAATCCAAGTTGGAGTTTGCAGTTTACCCTGCTCCACAAGTATCTACAGCTGTCGTCGAACCGTACAATTCTATTCTTACCACCCATACAACCCTAGAGCACTCTGATTGCGCCTTCATGGTTGATAACGAGGCTATCTATGATATTTGTCGCCGTAATCTGGACATCGATAGACCAACTTACACAAACTTAAATAGACTGATTGGCCAGATTGTCTCCTCAATCACCGCCTCTCTGAGATTTGATGGCGCACTCAACGTCGACTTGACTGAGTTCCAGACCAACTTGGTACCATACCCACGTATCCACTTCCCTCTCGCCACATACGCCCCCGTGATCTCCGCTGAGAAGGCCTATCATGAGCAACTGACCGTGTCTGAAATCACGAACGCATGTTTCGAACCAGCCAACCAGATGGTAAAGTGTGATCCTCGTCATGGCAAGTACATGGCCTGTTGCATGCTTTACAGAGGTGATGTTGTCCCCAAGGACGTCAATGCCGCCATTGCTACCATTAAAACAAAGAGAACCATTCAGTTTGTTGACTGGTGTCCAACTGGATTCAAGGTCGGCATAAACTACCAGCCACCAACTGTCGTACCGGGAGGTGATCTTGCCAAGGTCCAGCGTGCTGTATGCATGTTGAGCAACACAACAGCTATTGCGGAGGCCTGGGCTCGTCTTGACCACAAGTTCGACTTGATGTATGCTAAGAGAGCGTTTGTTCACTGGTACGTTGGTGAGGGTATGGAGGAAGGAGAGTTCTCCGAGGCCCGTGAAGATTTGGCTGCCCTCGAGAAGGACTACGAAGAGGTCGGGATTGATTCTGTGGAAGAGGAAGGCGAGGAAGAAGGAGAAGAATATTAA